One Setaria italica strain Yugu1 chromosome I, Setaria_italica_v2.0, whole genome shotgun sequence DNA window includes the following coding sequences:
- the LOC101760334 gene encoding transcription factor CSA gives MGRAPCCDKASVKKGPWSPEEDAKLKAYIEENGTGGNWIALPQKIGLKRCGKSCRLRWLNYLRPNIKHGDFTEEEEHIICSLYISIGSRWSIIAAQLPGRTDNDIKNYWNTKLKKKLLGKRAPSRRARANHQDPYLAAAGGNMCSTSGGGGGGGVNNGGSATAAATPQALSASALERIQLHMRLQGLYGAFGGCSNNDNNAAAAAAAPQWPKLETLLQANKLLPGSLPTDAVATTVSVQHPPQQHLVEQSLAGVGAGAAVVEAAEQQLSSAAGANFMAAAGSFERPSKLGFYSPPAEAEAASAEMMGGYGGAGSFGSHHDELYEFLYSKYGSLGGGVAAQGGHIPPLPELHQCPDGAAADEKFSTWTTASCDYGAAGHHQLQGNSIGGSLQDYVLGEYGQ, from the exons ATGGGGAGGGCGCCGTGCTGCGACAAGGCGAGCGTGAAGAAGGGGCCGtggtcgccggaggaggacgccAAGCTCAAGGCCTACATCGAGGAGAACGGCACCGGCGGCAACTGGATCGCGCTGCCGCAGAAGATTG GGCTGAAGAGATGCGGGAAAAGCTGCAGGCTGAGATGGCTCAACTATCTGAGGCCAAACATTAAGCACGGTGACTTCacagaagaagaggagcatATCATTTGCAGCCTCTACATTAGCATTGGAAGCAG GTGGTCCATCATTGCAGCTCAGCTGCCCGGGCGGACGGACAACGACatcaagaactactggaacaCCAAGCTGAAGAAGAAGCTCCTCGGCAAGcgcgcgccgtcgcgccgcGCGAGGGCGAACCACCAGGATCCCTacctcgccgcggcgggcggcaacATGTGCagcaccagcggcggcggcggcggcggcggcgtcaacaACGGCGGcagcgccacggcggcggccacgccgcAAGCCCTAAGCGCGTCGGCCCTCGAGCGCATCCAGCTCCACATGCGCCTCCAAGGCCTCTACGGCGCGTTCGGCGGCTGCAGCAACAACGACaacaacgccgccgccgccgccgcggcgccgcagTGGCCGAAGCTGGAGACGCTGCTGCAGGCGAACAAGCTGCTCCCGGGGTCGCTGCCGACGGACGCCGTCGCGACGACAGTCAGCGTGCAGCATCCGCCCCAGCAGCATCTGGTCGAACAGagcctcgccggcgtcggcgccggtgcGGCAGTCGTCGAAGCCGCCGAGCAACAGCTCAGCTCCGCGGCCGGTGCAAACTTCATGGCAGCGGCGGGGAGTTTCGAGCGGCCCAGCAAGCTAGGGTTTTACTCCCCGCCCGCCGAGGCCGAAGCCGCCAGTGCGGAGATGATGGGCGgctacggcggcgccggcagcttCGGTTCCCATCACGACGAGCTCTACGAGTTCCTGTACAGCAAGTACGGATcgctgggcggcggcgtggcggcgcagggcgggcacatcccgccgctgccggagctgcATCAGTGCCCGGacggcgcggccgccgacgaGAAGTTCTCGACGTGGACCACGGCGTCCTGCGATTACGGCGCGGCCGGCCATCATCAGCTCCAAGGGAACTCCATTGGTGGTAGCCTGCAGGATTACGTGCTAGGCGAGTATGGTCAATAG
- the LOC101761144 gene encoding pathogenesis-related protein PRB1-3 codes for MRPPAPLLLCSLLCLHPLLATIPPASSSKAAPASYAAATGRQGEPQPPPYARNATVYEASAALCPGCGAWAESLEFLYYHNLVRLARWEVPLAWSPQMASYARWWAAQRRGDCALRHSFPEGQFALGENIFWGGAGGGAWRPGDAVQDWAAEGVDYSYAANACAPGKECGHYTQIVWRDTTSVGCARVVCDDGGVFMTCNYYPPGNVVGQRPY; via the coding sequence ATGAGGCCACCCGCGCCCCTGCTGCTCTGCTCCCTCCTCTGCCTGCATCCACTACTCGCCACCATCCCTCCAGCGAGCTCCTCCAAGGCGGCTCCGGCGtcgtacgccgccgccaccggccgccagggcgagccgcagccgccgccgtacGCGCGCAATGCGACGGTGTACGAGGCCTCGGCGGCGCTGTGCCCGGGGTGCGGCGCGTGGGCGGAGTCGCTGGAGTTCCTGTACTACCACAACCTGGTGCGGCTGGCGCGGTGGGAGGTGCCGCTGGCATGGTCGCCGCAGATGGCGTCGTACGCGCGGTGGTGGGCGGCGCAGCGGCGCGGGGACTGCGCGCTGCGCCACTCGTTCCCGGAGGGCCAGTTCGCGCTCGGGGAGAACATCTTctggggcggcgccggcggcggggcgtggCGACCCGGGGACGCCGTCCAGGACTGGGCCGCCGAGGGCGTCGACTACTCCTACGCCGCCAACGCCTGCGCGCCGGGCAAGGAGTGCGGCCACTACACGCAGATCGTGTGGCGCGACACCACCTCCGTCGGCTGCGCCAGGGTCGTGTGCGACGACGGCGGGGTGTTCATGACCTGCAACTACTACCCGCCGGGCAACGTCGTCGGCCAGAGGCCCTACTAG
- the LOC101761530 gene encoding pathogenesis-related protein PRB1-3 translates to MECSSRTSSRLSWCLVLVGVVLLASSPGSAAAPRRLLQTCVGQDFDVPHAHLRAKNNVRPLKYTQELSDRAAAWVAQFKDNCAAAAPAAGINVFLGPAGATWLPSDAVAAWAEEEQHFDYGSNTCADGKGCGRYTQMVWRNSKEFGCATVDCASGETLMACHYEPQGNVMGQKPF, encoded by the coding sequence ATGGAGTGCAGCTCAAGAACCAGCAGCAGGCTCTCGTGGTGCCTCGTCCTGGTCGGCGTCGTCCTGCTGGCCTCCTCcccgggctcggcggcggcgcctcgccgGCTGCTCCAGACCTGCGTCGGGCAGGACTTCGACGTGCCCCACGCGCACCTCCGCGCCAAGAACAACGTGCGGCCGCTCAAGTACACGCAGGAGCTCTCGGaccgggcggcggcgtgggtggcCCAGTTCAAGGACaactgcgcggcggcggcgccggcggccggcatcAACGTGTTCCTGGGCCCCGCGGGTGCCACCTGGCTGCCGAGcgacgcggtggcggcgtgggcggaggaggagcagcactTCGACTACGGCTCCAACACCTGCGCCGACGGCAAGGGATGCGGCCGCTACACGCAGATGGTGTGGCGGAACAGCAAGGAATTCGGCTGCGCCACCGTCGACTGCGCCTCCGGGGAGACGCTCATGGCATGCCACTACGAGCCGCAGGGCAACGTCATGGGGCAGAAGCCCTTCTGA
- the LOC101760739 gene encoding pathogenesis-related protein PR-1 produces MASSSSSCHKGRRLAAGIALLLLLLAGNAAAYPGGGGDLRYQFLSQQNAARASMGLPPLVWDERVASYARWYAQSRRGDCALVHSSGPYGENLFWGSGTGWAPAQAVGAWLSERPRYDYWSNSCYGGMCGHYTQIMWRSTRRVGCAMVTCYNGRGTFITCNYDPPGNYVGVRPY; encoded by the coding sequence atggcctcctcctcctccagttgTCACAAAGGCCGCCGCCTTGCCGCCGGCAttgcgctcctcctcctcctcctcgccggcaatgccgccgcctaccccggcggcggcggtgacctgAGGTACCAGTTCCTGTCGCAGCAGAACGCGGCGCGGGCGTCGATGGGCCTGCCGCCGCTGGTGTGGGACGAGCGCGTGGCGTCGTACGCGCGGTGGTACGCGCAGTCCCGGCGCGGCGACTGCGCGCTGGTGCACTCGTCGGGGCCCTACGGCGAGAACCTCTTCTGGGGCAGCGGCACCGGGTGGGCGCCCGCGCAGGCGGTCGGCGCCTGGCTCTCCGAGCGCCCCCGCTACGACTACTGGAGCAACAGCTGCTACGGCGGCATGTGCGGCCACTACACGCAGATCATGTGGCGGAGCACGCGGCGGGTGggctgcgccatggtcaccTGCTACAACGGCCGGGGAACCTTCATCACCTGCAACTACGACCCGCCGGGGAACTACGTCGGCGTGCGCCCGTACTGA
- the LOC101759918 gene encoding uncharacterized protein LOC101759918 gives MAPPAAAAGGSEAEGAPRMAKFLCSFGGSILPRPVDGCLRYVGGDTRIVMLPRDISYADLAARMRELYKDADIIKYQQPDEDLDALVSVVNDDDVVNMMEEYDKVIASGEVFTRLRIFLFSQNLDDDAASAVVHYNVDERETERRYVDALNNLGDVNTPSSPVSVEQLFGIVGNDSGIPDFAGLRHLNVPRPSQSQRYGEMDSPWSPAYVSPGQYAVHDPRDFPVSPSSARFQVGAEDFDERTPDDFVRQSPKYRHYEAQSPPHMDNLVWLPPGAVIQQNAGFPGNLSRSNNFLDGNSVGEHGRLPFQQGQGSMTDPRYMDPRWTRPAQQHFDQPSMTNEYPGHPSNSCSNCYRSGEHYMGGQDIRMENGVYVKEQNGGHPPMFYNESHLHDRVWHAHTSQSHQRYEDPRLHLPGNGRVIEPYIVDTNPVNSVFAPNKVYEMHSATLGRSSHESPHYFHGSCELINDTYHNQQVGGSGSYVQPAGFEESPGQHYNHSSTYGADSFYQMQQNLPPIQSLRRRANSPVHAGSPYDSPHLPMPNGSIPMPNGSINTNFVRNTGDVSPRIPGLPAYERMPNPWAPPNGSIPYRVVGHDVPAAMESTSALGPRSNPITAQYVQPFIAPESVQHQHGAPSREVNPERAYADHIPPPYVDGRVAVSALPLTDQLSRLDTNTMKKPEGPEYDNSTRNVNEGTPLHAVDETNTLPRHVGAVHEVDPKQKPTEHEIRTKQLEAGVTALQECGDISEDRLNFVPELIASLKKAALEDATETQMAQSDANAAVSPVPDDDDNGKKLDVATAGNTDAIQDSDLHGSSDQQKSSKIESTTAEAEALSKGLQTINNDDLEEIRELGSGTYGAVYHGKWRGCDVAIKRIKASCFAGRPSERERLIADFWKEALILSSVHHPNVVSFYGVVRDGPDGSLATVTEFMVNGSLKQFLRKKDRTIDRRKRVILAMDAAFGMEYLHGKNIVHFDLKCENLLVNMRDPQRPICKIGDLGLSKVKQHTLVSGGVRGTLPWMAPELLSGKSNMVSEKIDVYSFGIVMWELLTGEEPYSDMRAAEIIGGIVNDSLRPQIPAWCDPEWKALMESCWSSDPTERPSFTDISQRLRKMAAAMNVK, from the exons ATGGCAccccctgctgctgcagcaggcgGCTCTGAGGCTGAGGGTGCACCACGCATGGCCAAGTTCCTCTGCAGCTTTGGAGGCAGTATCCTTCCCCGTCCTGTCGATGGCTGTCTTCGATATGTCGGCGGTGATACTAGGATCGTCATGTTGCCACGTGATATATCATATGCTGACCTAGCAGCACGGATGAGAGAGCTCTACAAGGACGCTGATATCATCAAATATCAGCAACCTGATGAGGATCTAGACGCGCTGGTCTCAGTTGTGAACGATGATGATGTGGTGAACATGATGGAGGAATATGACAAAGTCATTGCCTCAGGGGAGGTTTTCACCCGGCTCAGGATCTTCTTATTTTCTCAGAATTtggatgatgatgctgcatcaGCGGTTGTGCATTACAATGTAGATGAGCGGGAAACTGAGAGAAGATATGTTGACGCACTCAATAACCTTGGTGATGTTAACACACCTTCGTCTCCTGTATCAGTGGAGCAGCTTTTTGGAATTGTAGGCAATGACTCTGGAATTCCTGATTTTGCTGGCTTGAGGCATTTGAATGTTCCGCGTCCATCACAGAGTCAGAGGTACGGAGAGATGGATTCTCCTTGGAGCCCTGCGTATGTCTCACCAGGCCAGTACGCAGTGCATGATCCTAGGGATTTTCCCGTTTCACCATCATCTGCAAGGTTTCAAGTCGGAGCGGAGGATTTTGATGAGAGGACTCCTGATGACTTTGTAAGGCAGTCACCAAAATATCGTCATTATGAGGCTCAGTCACCACCGCACATGGACAATTTAGTATGGCTTCCACCTGGTGCTGTAATTCAGCAAAATGCAGGATTTCCTGGTAATTTAAGTCGCTCCAACAACTTTTTGGATGGAAACAGTGTAGGtgaacatggccgtttgccatTCCAGCAGGGTCAAGGTTCAATGACTGATCCTCGCTATATGGATCCTCGTTGGACTCGCCCTGCCCAACAACATTTTGACCAACCAAGCATGACTAATGAATACCCTGGTCACCCTTCTAATTCTTGTTCAAATTGCTACCGCTCTGGTGAGCATTATATGGGAGGTCAAGATATTAGAATGGAAAATGGTGTCTATGTCAAAGAGCAAAatggtggtcatcctcccatgTTTTATAACGAGTCACATTTGCACGATAGAGTTTGGCATGCACATACTAGCCAAAGTCATCAAAGGTATGAGGATCCAAGGCTGCATCTTCCTGGCAATGGTAGAGTGATTGAGCCATACATTGTAGATACCAACCCTGTCAATTCTGTATTTGCACCAAACAAAGTATATGAAATGCATTCAGCAACTCTTGGTCGTTCTAGCCATGAAAGTCCCCACTACTTCCATGGTAGTTGTGAGCTCATAAATGACACATATCACAACCAACAAGTTGGAGGCAGTGGATCATATGTGCAGCCAGCAGGGTTTGAAGAATCCCCTGGTCAGCATTACAACCACTCTTCGACATATGGTGCAGATTCCTTTTACCAAATGCAGCAGAATTTGCCACCCATTCAATCTCTCAGGAGGAGAGCGAACAGTCCTGTCCACGCTGGCTCGCCATATGATTCTCCACACCTGCCAATGCCAAATGGGAGCATTCCAATGCCAAATGGGAGCATTAACACCAACTTTGTTAGAAATACAGGTGATGTTAGTCCAAGGATACCAGGTCTACCTGCATATGAGCGAATGCCAAACCCATGGGCTCCTCCTAATGGCAGCATACCATATAGAGTTGTTGGGCATGATGTTCCTGCTGCCATGGAAAGCACTAGTGCTCTTGGTCCTAGGTCTAATCCAATTACTGCTCAATATGTTCAGCCTTTCATTGCCCCCGAGTCAGTCCAGCATCAACACGGAGCCCCATCAAGGGAGGTTAACCCTGAAAGAGCGTATGCTGACCACATACCACCACCATATGTTGATGGCAGAGTAGCTGTTTCTGCATTGCCCCTCACTGATCAATTATCGAGGTTGGATACTAACACAATGAAGAAACCTGAAGGTCCAGAGTATGATAACTCTACTCGAAATGTGAATGAAGGAACTCCTTTGCATGCTGTGGATGAAACAAATACCCTACCCCGCCATGTTGGAGCTGTACATGAAGTTGATCCTAAGCAGAAACCAACCGAACATGAAATCAGAACAAAGCAACTTGAAGCTGGGGTGACAGCACTGCAGGAATGTGGGGACATTTCAGAGGATAGGTTGAATTTCGTTCCTGAGTTGATTGCCTCTCTTAAAAAGGCTGCACTGGAAGATGCGACTGAGACACAGATGGCCCAATCAGATGCTAATGCTGCTGTTTCACCTGTTCCTGATGATGACGATAATGGAAAGAAGTTGGATGTGGCAACTGCTGGT AATACAGACGCAATTCAGGACTCTGATTTGCATGGAAGCAGTGATCAGCAGAAGAGCTCCAAGATTGAGTCTACAACTGCTGAAGCTGAAGCTTTGTCTAAAGGACTGCAG ACTATAAACAATGATGATTTGGAGGAAATTAGAGAGCTGGGTTCAGGTACTTATGGGGCGGTCTATCATGGTAAATGGAGGGGATGTGATGTTGCCATTAAAAGAATAAAAGCAAGTTGCTTTGCTGGAAGACCATCTGAGAGAGAGCGTTTG ATTGCGGATTTCTGGAAAGAAGCTCTGATCCTAAGCTCAGTTCATCATCCAAATGTGGTTTCGTTTTATGGTGTAGTTCGTGATGGTCCGGATGGAAGCTTAGCAACAGTTACTGAGTTTATGGTCAATGGTTCTCTCAAACAGTTCCTGAGGAAAAAAGACAG GACAATTGATCGCCGGAAGAGAGTTATATTAGCCATGGATGCTGCATTTGGCATGGAGTATTTGCATGGGAAGAATATAGTCCATTTTGACCTGAAGTGTGAGAATCTGCTCGTGAACATGAGGGATCCACAGCGTCCGATCTGCAAG ATTGGTGATCTCGGACTATCAAAGGTTAAACAACATACTTTGGTATCTGGTGGTGTTAGAGGAACCTTACCATGGATGGCACCAGAGCTTCTGAGTGGGAAAAGTAATATGGTGTCAGAGAAG ATTGATGTCTATTCATTTGGTATTGTCATGTGGGAGCTGCTTACTGGGGAAGAGCCCTACTCTGACATGCGTGCTGCTGAAATTATTG GGGGTATTGTGAACGATTCGTTACGCCCTCAAATCCCCGCATGGTGTGATCCTGAGTGGAAGGCGTTGATGGAAAGCTGTTGGTCCAGTGATCCAACTGAGAGACCATCATTCACTGATATATCTCAACGGTTGAGGAAAATGGCTGCTGCAATGAATGTGAAGTAA
- the LOC101752496 gene encoding pathogenesis-related protein PR-1-like: MPPRRLPSVAAATTAVLLLVAIVLQAGATAAGAAARGKRTSLESAFLDPHNAARRAVGLRPLKWDERLAGYARRYAAARSGNCALEHSHGPYGENLFRGSGGAGWTPAAVVGAWVRERALYDARANACRGGGGRGACGHYTQIVWRATTAVGCAIVPCGGGRATFAVCSYNPPGNYVDVRPY, translated from the coding sequence AtgccgccacgccgcctcccctccgtGGCCGCGGCCACCACCGCGGTGCTCCTCctggtcgccatcgtcctgcaGGCCGGCGCGACCGCGGCCGGAGCCGCGGCGCGCGGCAAGAGGACGAGCCTGGAGTCCGCCTTCCTGGACCCGCAcaacgccgcgcgccgcgccgtggGGCTGCGCCCGCTCAAGTGGGACGAGCGGCTGGCGGGCTACGCGCGGCGgtacgcggcggcgcggagcggcAACTGCGCGCTGGAGCACTCGCACGGGCCCTACGGCGAGAACCTCTtccgcgggagcggcggcgccgggtggACCCCCGCGGCCGTGGTCGGCGCCTGGGTCCGGGAGCGGGCGCTCTACGACGCGCGCGCCAAcgcctgccgcggcggcggtggacgcggCGCGTGCGGGCACTACACGCAGATCGTGTGGCGCGCCACCACGGCCGTCGGGTGCGCGATCGTgccatgcggcggcggccgcgccacgTTCGCCGTCTGCAGCTACAACCCGCCGGGCAACTACGTGGACGTCAGGCCCTACTGA